In Nitrospira sp., a single genomic region encodes these proteins:
- a CDS encoding CHAT domain-containing protein, with translation MMRRLTWIGFAGSVLFFLTTAAESADSLTLYPETQGLTMSCVGLSGPRTVVKAAFDYRAVRAVQHLDEYVAQLSSHADAWQQDPTKVAKVCRLYALDELADIYTTQLVQFDLADQRNTEAEALLKELNCCKASYYFTGTFYPSNRLVFSFIFTPGVASGKGYLSEASMFPDSFLAEVAARDIERIRQRIHDRKILLDSILKRTRSQDSDRVTNEGTVAIATKELDLWKTTLQMEPSLSESAKAVLIHDRIWSLRWHMDEATWRSLVIESGKAALVGAQVADTTSPRVGALLRFRLGYAYMRAGQIEEGARMYDDMLRKVALYQKELEDNYSKVQWAQTKDKMASGAKAAASFALTGISFAIEGAGAVVQVGSGFLGPAALAGAGANLGTSYAAMALRSMLPGLARDTALSIVNSANPGVEKSLQELQYARLKSLETARLFGETARALPLILNEHERLDLHRDLGKAFEHQKQFRLAIDQYKNAIEIIEHERAGLGKEGTRLAFLEGKEQVYGRVIHLLVEAGDTTEAFEYAERARSRNFVDVLASGTPKFRTSKESAAFNQRQREQAEVELTVQRSGLTRIEIEELRRSTRGIQLVADSASSAGADGQSQPATPSSLTVEFDSLTAVNTASTKEITAQLGRQAAMLGFYVGESHTVVFLLQDGNVSAWLRPVGRAALQSQVEVFRQLIQQHPKRTGAELSAIHQAGQDLLRGILQEPLAAVRKPVLYVSPHGPLHYLPFAAVHDGSSYLADRFTLITVPSGTVLTYLGKKGRTSTDSTVVLANPDLGNSAYDLPFAEQEGDAVKNRRPSATLLKRKDAQEIKIRELGPKASVLHFATHGKFNAARPLDSALLLAPGGGEDGILTAGEIFGLGLPGNLVVLSACETGLGQLATGDEILGLTRAFMYAGAPQLIATLWEIDDQATSELMDQLYAHLGKESAPVALRTAQLNVRTRYPHPYYWAGFVAHGMQE, from the coding sequence ATGATGCGTCGTTTGACATGGATCGGATTCGCGGGCAGCGTGCTTTTCTTCTTGACCACAGCGGCAGAATCGGCCGATTCGCTGACGCTTTATCCAGAAACCCAAGGCTTGACGATGAGTTGTGTTGGTCTTTCAGGCCCACGAACGGTGGTCAAGGCGGCCTTCGACTATCGGGCGGTTCGTGCTGTTCAACATCTTGACGAGTACGTGGCGCAACTCAGTTCGCACGCCGATGCGTGGCAACAAGATCCGACCAAGGTCGCAAAGGTCTGCCGACTCTATGCGCTGGATGAGCTTGCCGATATCTATACGACACAATTGGTGCAATTCGATCTCGCAGACCAGAGAAATACCGAAGCTGAAGCGCTACTCAAAGAACTGAATTGTTGTAAAGCAAGTTACTATTTCACCGGGACCTTCTACCCCTCCAATCGGCTGGTGTTTTCGTTCATCTTTACGCCCGGCGTTGCCTCGGGGAAGGGTTACTTGTCGGAGGCCTCGATGTTTCCCGACAGTTTTCTCGCTGAGGTCGCCGCAAGAGACATCGAGAGGATCCGACAAAGAATTCATGACAGGAAGATACTGCTTGATAGCATTCTCAAGCGGACTCGTTCGCAAGACTCCGATCGCGTGACGAACGAAGGAACGGTTGCCATTGCCACGAAGGAGTTAGATCTCTGGAAGACGACATTGCAGATGGAACCCTCGCTGTCCGAATCGGCCAAGGCTGTGCTCATCCATGATCGGATCTGGTCCCTGCGATGGCACATGGATGAAGCCACCTGGCGGTCACTTGTCATTGAATCGGGGAAGGCAGCGCTCGTCGGGGCACAGGTGGCCGATACCACGTCTCCTCGGGTGGGCGCGCTTCTACGGTTCCGCCTCGGCTATGCCTATATGAGAGCGGGGCAGATCGAGGAGGGCGCCCGCATGTACGACGACATGCTCAGGAAAGTGGCGCTCTATCAAAAAGAATTAGAAGACAACTACAGCAAGGTGCAATGGGCGCAGACAAAGGACAAAATGGCGAGCGGCGCCAAAGCGGCCGCGAGCTTCGCTCTCACAGGAATTTCCTTTGCTATCGAAGGCGCCGGTGCCGTTGTCCAAGTTGGGAGCGGCTTCCTAGGTCCCGCGGCCCTAGCGGGCGCCGGAGCCAACCTCGGAACCTCCTACGCGGCAATGGCCTTACGCTCCATGCTGCCAGGGCTCGCGCGTGATACGGCACTCAGCATCGTCAATTCTGCCAACCCCGGTGTCGAAAAGAGTCTGCAGGAACTGCAGTATGCCAGGTTGAAATCGCTAGAAACCGCGCGCCTCTTCGGTGAGACCGCTCGGGCTCTGCCGTTGATTCTCAATGAGCATGAGCGACTGGACCTGCACCGCGATTTGGGGAAGGCTTTTGAACACCAGAAACAATTCCGCCTGGCTATTGATCAGTACAAGAATGCCATTGAAATCATCGAGCATGAGCGAGCGGGACTAGGAAAGGAAGGCACGAGACTGGCCTTTTTGGAAGGCAAGGAGCAGGTCTATGGACGGGTGATTCATTTGCTCGTTGAAGCGGGAGATACGACCGAGGCTTTCGAGTATGCGGAACGGGCCCGGTCTCGCAATTTCGTCGATGTGCTGGCATCCGGCACACCAAAGTTTCGCACCTCAAAGGAATCGGCTGCATTTAATCAGCGTCAGCGCGAACAAGCCGAAGTTGAGTTGACCGTGCAGCGAAGCGGACTGACGCGCATCGAGATTGAAGAGTTGCGGCGCAGTACGCGGGGTATCCAGCTTGTGGCAGACAGCGCCTCATCTGCGGGTGCTGATGGCCAATCACAACCAGCTACCCCATCGAGCTTGACCGTCGAATTCGACTCCTTGACGGCAGTGAACACCGCTTCAACCAAAGAGATTACTGCACAGTTAGGCCGACAGGCCGCCATGCTTGGCTTCTATGTTGGTGAGTCTCACACGGTTGTCTTTCTTCTCCAGGACGGAAACGTGTCAGCATGGCTCCGGCCTGTCGGGCGGGCTGCACTCCAAAGCCAGGTCGAAGTGTTTCGCCAGTTGATTCAACAACATCCCAAACGCACGGGTGCTGAGCTGTCGGCGATCCACCAAGCCGGGCAAGATCTCTTGCGCGGCATCCTGCAGGAACCGTTGGCCGCTGTGCGCAAACCCGTGCTCTATGTGAGCCCCCATGGTCCGTTGCACTATCTGCCGTTTGCGGCCGTGCACGACGGCTCGTCGTATCTGGCCGATCGCTTCACGCTGATCACCGTCCCCAGTGGGACCGTCTTGACTTACCTCGGCAAGAAGGGCCGGACCTCGACCGACTCAACGGTCGTGCTGGCCAATCCGGACCTGGGCAACAGTGCCTACGATTTGCCCTTTGCTGAGCAAGAAGGCGACGCCGTGAAGAATCGCCGACCAAGTGCGACCTTGCTCAAACGCAAAGACGCGCAAGAGATCAAGATTCGCGAGCTGGGACCAAAAGCGAGTGTGCTGCATTTTGCGACGCATGGAAAGTTCAATGCCGCGCGGCCATTGGATTCGGCATTGCTGCTGGCCCCCGGTGGGGGAGAGGATGGCATTCTAACTGCTGGGGAGATCTTTGGGCTGGGCTTACCGGGCAATCTGGTCGTCTTGAGCGCCTGCGAGACGGGGTTGGGGCAACTCGCCACGGGTGATGAAATCTTAGGGCTCACCCGGGCCTTCATGTATGCGGGTGCCCCGCAGTTGATTGCGACCCTGTGGGAGATTGACGATCAAGCGACGTCCGAGCTCATGGATCAGCTCTATGCACATTTGGGCAAAGAGTCAGCACCGGTCGCGCTGCGGACAGCGCAGCTGAACGTCCGCACCCGTTATCCTCATCCCTATTACTGGGCCGGGTTCGTCGCACATGGGATGCAGGAGTAG